The nucleotide window GTTCTCAAGCGGCGCGGCCGGGGATGTCCCCGGCCGCATTCGGATAATCGGATGTGCCCATTATGCCAGCCCGGCCAGCGCGCCGCCGGCAAGCCCCGCGATATGCCGGCCGACGAAGGGTCACCGGCCGGCGCCGATCCGCCCGCCTCGCCCAGACATCCGCGGCAACTCATGGACAGGCTTAGGCGTGCCCGGACACGCGCCGTGTGGACGCAGCCGCGCCCGGCACCGGCTCAACCCTTGATCAGGTCGGCACCCTTGGGCATGGTGAACTTGAAGTGGTCCGCAGGCATCGGCGGATTTTTCTGAATCTTGTCGAAGGTCAGCAGGGTCACGTTGCCGAACGCATCGTACAGTTCCATCGCGGCCAGATTGCCATCGCGAAACCCGATGCCAACGCGCTGGAACTGCGTGTCCTGGGCCTTGGGCTTGAGCTCGACCCAGTCGATGCCATTCTTCACGCCGGCATCCTTGAGCGAAAAGCTTTTCTCGATGTCGTTGCTGCCGAACAGAATGGCGGCCGGACTAGCCCCCAGCGACGCGCCCAGCTTGCGCTCGGTCACCTGGTTCAGGTCCTTGTCGTAGATGTAAAGCGTCTCGCCGTCTGCCTGAAGCAGCTGCTCATACGGCTTCACGTAACGCCAGACGAAGCGCCCCGGGCGAGAGAATTCGAAGGTGCCCGATGCCGCATTCGTCACTTTCATCGTGCCGTCCTGCTGCCCCTTGACCTGCTTCTGCTCGAACTCGCCTCGCGCCGACTTCACCTGCGCGGCAAACGCCTTGAGTTGCGCCGTGCCGCTCGCAAAAGCGGGAGCAACCCACGCCGCCAATGTCATGCCCACGGCACCGACCACGATCGGCAGGCCTCGTTTGAATCCCAGCATGTTTGTCATTCTCCTTCGCGATTCGGCACCAGGATCTCCCGGTTGCCGTTGCTCGCCATCGCCGACACGACGCCGGACTGTTCCATCTGTTCGAGCAGGCGCGCCGCGCGGTTGTAGCCGATACGCAGATGCCGCTGCACCAGCGAGATCGATGCCCGGCGCTGCTTGAGCACCACGGCCACGGCCTGGTCGTACAGGGGATCGGACTCGCCGCCCCCCTCGCCGGTTCCGCCGCCCGCCCCGTCCACGCCACCATCCTCACCTTCCGCGGCGCCGTCCAGAATGCCTTCGACGTAGTTCGCCTCGCCCTGCTCCCTGAGCCGTTCGACCACGCGATGCACCTCGTCGTCGGCCACGAACGCGCCATGCACGCGCAGCGGCAAGCCGGTACCGGGCGGCATGTAGAGCATGTCGCCCATGCCCAGCAGCGTTTCGGCCCCCTGCTGGTCGAGAATGGTGCGCGAGTCGATCTTGGAGGACACCTGGAACGCCACGCGCGTCGGCACGTTCGCCTTGATCAACCCGGTGATCACGTCGACCGAGGGTCGCTGCGTGGCCAGAATCAGGTGAATGCCCGCCGCCCGCGCCTTTTGCGCGATACGCGCGATCAACTCTTCGACCTTCTTGCCGACAACCATCATCAGGTCCGCCAGCTCGTCGATCACCACGACGATATACGGCAGACGCTGCAACGGCTCCGGCGCCTCCGGCGTGAGCGAGAAGGGATTGGGAATATGTTCTTCGCGCTTGGTGGCGTCGTCGATCTTGTTGTTGTACCCGGCCAGGTTGCGCACGCCGAGCTTACTCATGAGCTTGTAGCGACGCTCCATTTCCGCGACGACCCAGTTCAGCGCATGGCCAGCCTGGCGCATGTCGGTGACCACCGGACACAACAGATGCTGGATGCCTTCGTACATGCTCATTTCGAGCATCTTCGGATCGATCAGGATCAGGCGCACCTGCTCGGCCGTCGCCTTGTAGAGCAGCGACAGGATCATGGCGTTGATCCCCACCGACTTGCCGGAACCGGTGGTGCCGGCCACGAGCAGGTGAGGCATCTTGGCCAGATCGGCCACGACCGGCTTGCCGCCGATGTCCTTGCCGAGCGCCAGCGTCAGCAGCGACGAGGAGTCGTTGTAGATCTCGGAACCCAGAATCTCCGTCAGACGCACCGTCTGGCGGCGCGGATTCGGCAGCTCCAGCCCCATGAAATTCTTGCCCGGAATGGTCTCCACCACGCGGATCGACACCAACGAGAGCGAGCGCGCCAGATCCTTCGCGAGGTTCACGATCTGACTGCCCTTCACCCCCGTGGCCGGCTCGATTTCGTAGCGCGTGATGACCGGCCCCGGATAGGCCGCCACGACGCTCACCTCCACGCCGAAGTCCTTGAGCTTCTTCTCGATCAGGCGCGAGGTGAACTCCAGGGTCTCGGCGGACACCGTCTCCTGCGCGGCCGGTGCGGCATCGAGCAGCGCGAGCGGCGGCAGGATCGAATCGGGCAGATCGGCAAACAACGGCGCCTGCTTCTCCTTCTCCACGCGCTCGCTCTTGGGCACGACCTTGACCGGCGGCACGATCTGCACCGGCTCGTGCACTTCGGCGCGCACGCGGTTCTGCACGACGGCGCCTTCGCGCGCCATTGCCGCCTCCTCGCCCAGACGGCGATCCTGGCGCGCTTCGCGACGACGACGAATCACCGTACCAGTATCGAGAATCAGCGCGCCGAGCTTCTCGGCGGCGGACAGCCACGAGAAATGGAACAGCAACGACAGCCCGAAGGCGAAGATGAGCAGGAGTGCCAGCGTGCCGCCCGTGAAGCCGAGCGCGTGCTGGAAGAAGCCGCCGACAGTCTCGCCGATCACACCGCCGGATGCGCGCGGCAATTGGGCCTTGAGGCGGTACAGGCGCAGCGATTCGATGCCGGCGCTGGAGAGCAGCACCATCAGGGAAGAGACGATTTCCACCCAACCGCCGCTTGCCAGCCGCTCTCGCAGCGGCGGCGCCTCGCGCCGGGCGGAAATTCGCCGGTAGCCGGCGACGACGCGCCGGGCAATGAACACGACCAGCCAGTAGGCGGACAGGCCGAGGGTGAGCAGCAGCATGTCGGCCACCCACGCGCCCACGCGCCCCGCCCAGTTGGCGATGCGCTCCACGTGCGCCGCATGTGTCCAGCTGGGGTCCAGACGGCTGTACGAGAACAACGCCATCAACAGGAACACCATCAGCGCGACCTGCGCCATCCAGCGGATTTCATGGAAAAGGTGCGTCACCCGATTGGGCAACGACGATCCGGCACCAGCAGAGTAAGAAGATTTCGTCGTCATCAAGCCATGGGGTTGGGCGGGCAGACGGGCGGCCTGCCGCGCGGCAAGGCTCCATTGTAAACAACTATTACATTCGTTAATGCAGGAAAAGGTGACAAGCAGTAACGCCGGGACTTCCCGCAACGCGCCGCCCGGCTTCCGGCGCTCGCGTAGGCCCCGATCCGGTCCTTCGCTATCGCGTCGATTGCAAGGCTCCATCAACGAAACGACGTCGGCCCTTTATAATGTGGGTTTGCGCCGGATCCGTTCCGGCGCCAGCCCCTACCCCCTTTCCGGTGAGTCCGTCCATGTCCGTCGCCAAGCACGCAAAAGTCCTGATTCTCGGTTCCGGCCCCGCCGGCTACAGCGCCGCCGTCTATGCCGCGCGCGCCAACCTCAACCCCGTGCTGATCACCGGGATCGCCCAGGGCGGCCAGTTGATGACCACCACGGACGTCGAGAACTGGCCCGGCGACCCGACCGGCGTGCAAGGCCCCGAACTCATGGCCCGCATGCAGGCCCACGCCGAGCACTTCAACACCGAGATAATCTTCGATCACATCCACACGGTGCACCTGAACGAGCGCCCGCTGCGCCTGATCGGCGACGCCGGCGAATACACCGCCGACGCCCTGATCATCGCCACCGGCGCCTCGGCCCAGTACCTGGGCCTGCCGTCCGAAGAGGCATTCTCGGGTCGCGGCGTGTCCGCCTGCGCCACGTGCGACGGTTTCTTCTACAAAGGCAAGGAAGTTTGCGTCGTCGGTGGCGGCAACACGGCCGTGGAAGAGGCGCTGTATCTGGCGAACATCGCCAGCAAGGTGACCGTGATCCACCGTCGCGACAAATTCCGCGCCGAACCGATTCTGATCGACCGTCTGCTGGAGAAAGCCAAGCAGGGCGTGGTCGAACTGAAATACGACCACGTGCTCGACGAAGTGACCGGCGATGACTCCGGCGTCACCGGCGTGCGCATCAAGAACGTGAAGACCGGCGCGCACGAGGACATCGCGCTGCACGGCGTGTTCATCGCCATCGGCCACAAGCCGAATACCGATATCTTCGAGGGTCAGCTCGAGATGAAGAACGGGTACATCGTCACGCACAGCGGCCTGAACGGCAACGCGACGGCGACCAGCGTGCCGGGCGTGTTCGCCGCCGGCGACGTGCAGGACCACGTCTACCGTCAAGCCATCACCAGCGCCGGCACGGGTTGCATGGC belongs to Pandoraea pnomenusa and includes:
- the lolA gene encoding outer membrane lipoprotein chaperone LolA, which gives rise to MTNMLGFKRGLPIVVGAVGMTLAAWVAPAFASGTAQLKAFAAQVKSARGEFEQKQVKGQQDGTMKVTNAASGTFEFSRPGRFVWRYVKPYEQLLQADGETLYIYDKDLNQVTERKLGASLGASPAAILFGSNDIEKSFSLKDAGVKNGIDWVELKPKAQDTQFQRVGIGFRDGNLAAMELYDAFGNVTLLTFDKIQKNPPMPADHFKFTMPKGADLIKG
- a CDS encoding DNA translocase FtsK, translated to MTTKSSYSAGAGSSLPNRVTHLFHEIRWMAQVALMVFLLMALFSYSRLDPSWTHAAHVERIANWAGRVGAWVADMLLLTLGLSAYWLVVFIARRVVAGYRRISARREAPPLRERLASGGWVEIVSSLMVLLSSAGIESLRLYRLKAQLPRASGGVIGETVGGFFQHALGFTGGTLALLLIFAFGLSLLFHFSWLSAAEKLGALILDTGTVIRRRREARQDRRLGEEAAMAREGAVVQNRVRAEVHEPVQIVPPVKVVPKSERVEKEKQAPLFADLPDSILPPLALLDAAPAAQETVSAETLEFTSRLIEKKLKDFGVEVSVVAAYPGPVITRYEIEPATGVKGSQIVNLAKDLARSLSLVSIRVVETIPGKNFMGLELPNPRRQTVRLTEILGSEIYNDSSSLLTLALGKDIGGKPVVADLAKMPHLLVAGTTGSGKSVGINAMILSLLYKATAEQVRLILIDPKMLEMSMYEGIQHLLCPVVTDMRQAGHALNWVVAEMERRYKLMSKLGVRNLAGYNNKIDDATKREEHIPNPFSLTPEAPEPLQRLPYIVVVIDELADLMMVVGKKVEELIARIAQKARAAGIHLILATQRPSVDVITGLIKANVPTRVAFQVSSKIDSRTILDQQGAETLLGMGDMLYMPPGTGLPLRVHGAFVADDEVHRVVERLREQGEANYVEGILDGAAEGEDGGVDGAGGGTGEGGGESDPLYDQAVAVVLKQRRASISLVQRHLRIGYNRAARLLEQMEQSGVVSAMASNGNREILVPNREGE
- the trxB gene encoding thioredoxin-disulfide reductase, translated to MSVAKHAKVLILGSGPAGYSAAVYAARANLNPVLITGIAQGGQLMTTTDVENWPGDPTGVQGPELMARMQAHAEHFNTEIIFDHIHTVHLNERPLRLIGDAGEYTADALIIATGASAQYLGLPSEEAFSGRGVSACATCDGFFYKGKEVCVVGGGNTAVEEALYLANIASKVTVIHRRDKFRAEPILIDRLLEKAKQGVVELKYDHVLDEVTGDDSGVTGVRIKNVKTGAHEDIALHGVFIAIGHKPNTDIFEGQLEMKNGYIVTHSGLNGNATATSVPGVFAAGDVQDHVYRQAITSAGTGCMAALDAQRYLENLDQ